Proteins encoded by one window of Lathyrus oleraceus cultivar Zhongwan6 chromosome 1, CAAS_Psat_ZW6_1.0, whole genome shotgun sequence:
- the LOC127126423 gene encoding mitochondrial phosphate carrier protein 3, mitochondrial produces the protein MDHSLLPSFLYSSTSLPQKKIVDDVSTYHHVAAESSKFMIPSPSETGKRNIKMFSRDYYVACAIGGSICCGFTHMAVTPLDLVKCNMQIDPAKYKSISSGFGVMLKEQGFRGFFRGWAPTFIGYSAQGAFKYGFYEYFKKYYSDVVGPEYATKYKTLIYLAGAASSEVIADVALCPFEAIKVRVQTQPGFARGLSDGLPKLIRSEGVSGLYKGVVPLWGRQVPYTMMKFASYENIVEMIYKHAIPTPKEDCTKTLQLGVSVVGGYLAGILCAVVSHPADNLVSFLNSSKGATAADAVKKLGLWGMCTRGLPLRILMVGTLTGAQWGIYDAFKVSVGLPTTGGVAPTPASTS, from the exons ATGGACCATTCTCTCTTACCAAGCTTCCTCTACTCCTCGACGTCGTTGCCGCAGAAGAAGATCGTGGACGATGTCTCCACCTATCACCATGTTGCGGCGGAATCTTCCAAGTTTATGATTCCTTCTCCCAGCGAAACTGGGAAAAGGAACATAAAGATGTTCTCTCGTGATTACTATGTTGCTTGCGCCATTGGTGGAAGCATATGTTGTGGCTTCACTCACATGGCAGTCACACCTCTTGATCTTGTCAAATGTAACATGCAG ATTGATCCTGCCAAGTACAAAAGCATCTCGTCTGGATTTGGAGTGATGCTAAAGGAACAAGGATTTAGAGGATTTTTCAGAGGATGGGCGCCTACGTTTATCGGTTACAGTGCACAAGGTGCTTTCAAATATGGATTCTATGAATATTTCAAGAAGTACTATTCAGATGTTGTTGGTCCAGAATATGCTACAAAGTACAAGACATTAATTTACCTTGCTGGAGCAGCATCTTCTGAGGTTATTGCTGATGTTGCACTTTGTCCATTTGAAGCTATTAAGGTTAGAGTTCAAACTCAACCCGGTTTCGCTAGAGGCCTTTCTGATGGCTTACCCAAATTGATCCGATCTGAAGGAGTATCAGg GTTGTACAAGGGAGTTGTGCCACTTTGGGGAAGACAGGTTCCAT ATACAATGATGAAGTTTGCTTCTTATGAAAACATTGTTGAGATGATCTACAAGCATGCCATCCCCACACCAAAGGAAGATTGCACCAAAACCCTACAACTTGGTGTGAGTGTTGTGGGAGGATATTTAGCCGGAATATTGTGTGCAGTTGTGTCTCATCCCGCAGATAATCTTGTATCTTTCCTAAACAGTTCCAAAGGGGCGACCGCTGCTGAC GCTGTAAAGAAGTTGGGATTATGGGGTATGTGTACGCGCGGTCTCCCTCTTCGAATTCTTATGGTGGGAACTCTAACCGGTGCTCAATGGGGAATTTATGATGCATTTAAAGTTTCTGTGGGACT ACCAACCACTGGTGGTGTTGCTCCTACTCCAGCTTCTACTTCTTAG